The DNA window AGGCTGGAGGCGTCCTTGTAGTTCACGCCAAAGCCGATCATCTCTTCCGGCGTGGTGCCGCTGCCGATGCCCACCAGCAGGCGGCCTTCGGTGAGTTGATCCAGCAGGTTAACGCGCTCGGCGAAGCGCACCGGGTGGTGCAGCGGGACGGTGGTCACCGACATGCCGAAGTGGATCTTTTTCAGCTGGCCGGCCAGGTAAGCGGCGAAGACAAACGGATCGCTGGACATCGGCGCATAGCCGGTGAAGTGATGGTCTGGCATAAAGACCGCATCGAAGCCGCGATCTTCGGCCTGGCGCGCATGATCGATCAGCGACTGCATGACAAAACGATCCTGCTCGGGGGCGGTGGAACGGCCGACGAGGAAAACAGAGAAACGCATAGCAACTCCTGGGTTGTGTGGTGGTTGTTATTATTAAATAGAACTAGAATTATGATTCTAGTTGTTTATCAAAGAATGAAAATGACCGCCATCACACTTTTGCCACATCGCCGACGGGGGAGTCGGGTGGGCAATTTGCAGCGTGGTCGCTAACTGCAATACACTGCGGGGGTTTTCTATGGATAAAGAGGTGAGAACTGCGATGACCGATCTTCCCGCGATGCGCCAGCCGAAACAGGACCGGAGCCGGGTGGCGCTGGAGCGGCTGATGGCCGCCAGCCGTGAAATCCTGCATGAAGGCACCTTTGAGCTGCTGACCATTGCTGAAATCAGTAAACGCTCGGGCGTTTCTGTCGGCTCGATCTATGCCCGCTTCGGCGGCAAAGAAGATCTGTTTATCGCCGTCATGATGGAGGTGATGCAGGAGCTGGACGCCGAATGGCAGCAGCTGATCCAGCAGCTGCACGCGCGCAATCTGCCGCTGCGCCAGCGGCTTCCGGCGCTGATGGATGTCCAGGCGGAGTATCTGCGTCGCCATGCCGGGATCCTGCGGCCGTTTATGGCGCGGGCGGATGATGAGCGCGTGGCGGGGATTGGTAAAGCCGCTTACCAGAAAAATGAGCAGACCTTTATCGACCAGCTGCTCGACGCCGCGGCGGAGATCCGCCACCCGGAGCCAGAGCAGGCCGCCCGCTTCTGCTTTACGGTTTCGTATGCCGCGCTGGCGCGCTTCCTCGGCCTGGGGTCGGCGGCAGAAGCCGCCGGCGAGGGCGACTGGGAACAGCTCAAACGCCATCTGGGCATGATGTGTCTGAGCTATCTGGTTACCCCCGTCGAGGCGGGCTAAGCCGCGGGATTTTACTTCGCTAACTGCCAGGCGCTGGCCTGCTTGTGCTGACGCAGGCGCTGGCTATGGCGGGAGAAGGTATAAAGAAATATCGCGGCGGCCAGCACCAGCACCAGCGCCGCGATGCCGAGCGTCAGGAAGGCGCTCAGCACATCGTTCCCGGCCCGCAGGCGGATCGCGCCGACGATAATCGGGCTGACGAACATGCCCGCGAAGAAGGCCCCGGACCAGGCGCCCATCGCCCGGCCGCAGTAGGCGGGCGGAATCAACGATCCTACCCAGTAAATCATCGCATTAATCGCCATGCCGGCACCCAGCTGCTGGATGGCGGAGCCGATCCCCATGGCGATCAGCGTCCGCGATTCGCCCACCACCAGCATTCCGATCCCCATCAGGCAGAGCATGATGGCGAGCACGCGCTCCGGCGTATAGCGGCGGGAGACCAGACCGAACAGCAGCGAACCGACCGGCACGGCGAGGCTGACCAGCGACATAATCAGGCCGATACGCTGTGGGCTGGCGTTTTGCAGGGTATGAAAGGCGTTGGCGCCGTTGATGGTGTACACGTAATAAATGATGGCGCAGACAAAGGTAAGCATGCTGAGGGCGATCACTCGCGGCCACGGAAACGGATTATGCTGCGCCGCCTGGGCGGCGTGCTGTGGACGGGCCGCCTGAGCGGGTTCGAACATCCAGAAGTACATCGCCAGAAACAGCAGGATGGCGACAAAGTAGATCATAAAGGCGCCGTTCCAGCGCAGGGCGGTCAGATAGCCGGAGCTGGCCAGCACCAGCACCGCCAGCGCCGGGCCAATCACCCCCTGCACCGTCAGCCAGAAGCGGCGCTGTTTGTCGTCAAAGTAATCGATCAGCATGGTGTTAGCGATGGTCAATACCACCGCCTCCGCCAGCCCGACGCCGAGGCGGCTGCAAAAGATGACGGTCAGGGAGGTGATGTACAGCGGCATTGTGCCGCAGATGCCATACAGCAGCGTGGCGCTGAGCAGCAGTTTGCGGCGGCCAAATTTATCCGCCAGCCAGCCGGTGCAGGGCCCGGCGATGGCGATCACCAGACCGGGCGCGGTGAGCATCAGCGGCACCAGGGTTTCGACATAAGGCACGCCGGCGAAGTGCTGGATCAGCGTCGGGACCGCCGGCGCCAGGGAAACGATCGCCAGGATGGGCAGAAAGGCGGTCAGGGCGATGATGATGCCCTGGATCGCGCCGGCTTGCGGCGCGTGGGGCGGATTCAGACTATGGCTCACGACGTTCTCCTTTTATCGCGCGGGTCGCCTGTCGTTGGCGGCGGCGCGGTTTTTTAGTATGCAGGTCAGGGATACAGGTGGCGGCGGGAATAGCCGCGGATTTAAGAGTAGGAGCAGGAACGGCGCGGGGAAAAATTGTGATTACGTATGTGATCCATCACAAACAAAAATACCATTGGTTTTGTATGGTTTTTGCGGCAATAAA is part of the Klebsiella quasipneumoniae subsp. quasipneumoniae genome and encodes:
- a CDS encoding TetR/AcrR family transcriptional regulator; amino-acid sequence: MTDLPAMRQPKQDRSRVALERLMAASREILHEGTFELLTIAEISKRSGVSVGSIYARFGGKEDLFIAVMMEVMQELDAEWQQLIQQLHARNLPLRQRLPALMDVQAEYLRRHAGILRPFMARADDERVAGIGKAAYQKNEQTFIDQLLDAAAEIRHPEPEQAARFCFTVSYAALARFLGLGSAAEAAGEGDWEQLKRHLGMMCLSYLVTPVEAG
- a CDS encoding MFS transporter — encoded protein: MSHSLNPPHAPQAGAIQGIIIALTAFLPILAIVSLAPAVPTLIQHFAGVPYVETLVPLMLTAPGLVIAIAGPCTGWLADKFGRRKLLLSATLLYGICGTMPLYITSLTVIFCSRLGVGLAEAVVLTIANTMLIDYFDDKQRRFWLTVQGVIGPALAVLVLASSGYLTALRWNGAFMIYFVAILLFLAMYFWMFEPAQAARPQHAAQAAQHNPFPWPRVIALSMLTFVCAIIYYVYTINGANAFHTLQNASPQRIGLIMSLVSLAVPVGSLLFGLVSRRYTPERVLAIMLCLMGIGMLVVGESRTLIAMGIGSAIQQLGAGMAINAMIYWVGSLIPPAYCGRAMGAWSGAFFAGMFVSPIIVGAIRLRAGNDVLSAFLTLGIAALVLVLAAAIFLYTFSRHSQRLRQHKQASAWQLAK